Sequence from the Psilocybe cubensis strain MGC-MH-2018 chromosome 10, whole genome shotgun sequence genome:
AGTACTTTTTTGGTCGGGCACATCCGTCCGATAAACCGTCACCGCACGCACACGTGATTTATGCTCTACGGGAGCCGGCTTCACGGCACCCCAGAAACGACCCGATTAGATTATCGTCCAAAAATTGTTCCTCGCTTCTTTGTCGTCGAAACCACTCATTGGTATGTGTCTTGTCCACACAAAGCAACCATATGCTGACAAAAGATGTAATTTGGCATAGATATACTTTAAATTTGGAGTTGACATAAGAGAGACAGCCAAAATGGAGGCCTTCGAGACATACCAAACTCCACTCTCGAGGTGCGTATAGCTAGGACCATTTCTGCTATCAATCGTCGTTGGAATTGTGTTCTGAATAGATTTTTTATGACAGCCGATATGCGAGCAAGGAGATGGCAAATCTGTTTTCTCCTGCTGTAAGTTAACAATTCTAGGAATCGTCAATTAGAATGACTGACGTCGCATTCATGAACGGTTACGATTAGAAACGCTTCTACACCTGGAGGACTCTGTGGTTGAACCTTGCTATTGCGGAGAAGCAACTCGGACTTCCCATTTCCGATGAAGCGATTGAGCAGATGAAGGCCAACTTGGTATGTGAAGTCGTTCAATCAGGGTTTGAACACGATCTAACCTGTCTCGACATGGCAGGATCTAACTCCCGAACAATTCGAAATCGCGGCCGCAGAGGAGAAAAAACGGAGACACGATGTTATGGCGCATGTCCACACCTTTGGCCAGGTTGCCCCAGCTGCCGCTGGAATCATCCATCTAGGAGCTACTTCTTGCTACGTCACTGAGTACGTACTTCATGACCAACATCATATGTAGAGTTTAACACAATCAAACTTCTTCAGCAATGCGGACCTGATCTTCCTTCGCGAAGGACTCGGATATCTTATTCGCGGTCTCGCGGTTCTCATCTCGCGCCTCTCAGCATTCGCAGCACAGTATCGTGATCTTCCGACACTTGGTTTCACCCACTTCCAACCTGCGCAGTTGACCACTGTCGGCAAACGAGCTACCCTTTGGATCCAAGAGCTTCTGTGGGATTTGAGGAACCTCAAGCGCGTGCGAGACGATATTGGCTTCCGTGGTGTCAAAGGTACTACCGGCACACAAGCCAGCTTTTTGGCGTTGTTCGATGGGGATCATCAAAAAGTgtgttttacatgttttataAGGTGAAAATTGACTAATTTATGTCATAGGTTGAAGAGCTGGATGAGCTTGTCACTAAGTTGTCTGGGTTTGAGTATGCTTACCCAGTGACTTCGCAAACCTACTCTCGCAAGATCGATGCAGACGTTTTGGCTCCTCTTGCCTCCCTCGGCGCCACAGCTCACAAGATCGCCACTGACATCCGGCTCCTGGCCAACTTGAAGGTCAGCTCCATCATATACGCCTCTAAATTTACATCTACTGACCATTTCATAGGAAATCGAGGAGCCTTTCGAGTCGACTCAAATAGGCTCGTCTGCCATGGCGTACAAGCGCAACCCCATGCGCTCCGAGCGTGTTTGCAGTTTGTCCAGGCATTTGATGGTCCTCCACCAAAACGCCCTCATGACCTCCAGCGTACAATGGTTCGAAAGGACTCTGGACGATAGGTACATTTCTGAGATTCATCCTGGAACTTTGACAAGTTAACATCCCTTTTCTCAGCGCCAACCGTCGTATTACTCTCCCCGAGGCATTCCTGACCGCAGATATCGTCCTATCGACGCTGCAGAACGTCTCCGAGGGATTGGTTGTCTACCCCAAAGTCATCGCCCGCCGCATCTCGCAGGAGCTGCCCTTCATGGCCACTGAGAATGTCATCATGGCTCTTGTTAAGAAAGGAGGTGACCGTCAGGAAGCTCACGAAAAGATTCGCGTGAGTATCTGTTTGCTTGAAACTGcgctccagctccagctccagctccactttctttccattttccatTCTCCTGTCTCTTTTCGTTGCTATCGCTGTATATCAATCACAACCGCTTACATTTGTGGCTCCAACCAATATATAGGTCCTATCCCACGAAGCTGGTCACCAAGTCAAGCAGCTAGGTTTGGAGAACGACCTAATCGAGCGCATCCGCGCAGACCCATACTTTGACCCCATCAAAGACGATCTTGACTCTCTTCTGGACCCATCGAGCTTCATCGGTCGCGCTCCTCAGCAGGTCGACTCTTTCCTTGAGAAGTGGGTCAAACCTGCGTTGGAAGACCCCGAGATCAAAGCTGCCATTTCAAACAGCAAGAAGGTTGATTTGAACGTTTAAACTTTGGTGGGGCTGTTACCTCTCTCTGTTTCGGTGAGAGGTTTTTTCCAGTGCAAATTCTGGGTAATAGAAACGAGAGCTGCTCGTATGGAGTTCGTGAGAAGACAATCACAAGGAGACAAGTGGGTGGTGTATGtatggtatgtatgtatcAAAGCAGCAAATGCACCCACATTCTATTTTGTTACCTTTTCTTATATCGTCCGCGTCTTGCAATTCGCCGCTGCAATTTATGTTGACATTGAAAATGATAGTCGATGACTCGTGCGTGCCTTCTACTCAGGGTCGCGAGTGCTGATCGTCGTCCCCTGTAAAATTTTTTTGGCGTCGTGACCGAATTCTGCTACTATTTCACGCTGTTCGCCGATCAACGTATATAGTTGCATATTGGACCCTGGAATCCTTGTGACGAGAATACCCTCAAACTAAATTTACGTGGTGCGATCTTTCTGGAATATCCAGCTAAACATAGTCAAGAAATTTTGAATGCTAGCAGGTAAATTTATTACTCCGACGACTTCAGCACCACAACCTACTAATGCTCAACTCTTCCGTCACAGTGCCGGTTGACAGTGGCCTCAGGGATTTTGATTAGCGCTGACTTCAACCCTGCAGACCGGGGAGGTCATCCATTTTCTATTTCCCATGTCTTACGACTATCACGTTTTACGTTAAGAATCGACCGACGGCACGGTTTCTCATGATCAGTTGATAGCCGTCATCTATTATTGGGCTTTATTGAATGAAGCCTAGCCGCGGTTCTAACACGAAAAGGCTCCATCGTTGTGAAGTGCTCGCTGGAGCTTCCTGAAGTTCCCCCTTCAAGGCTTCATTCCAGACTCTTCAACGCCAGCACCAACGTTCTGCCTCTCTGACTTGCTTTCGATTAACTCtattcattcttttttttcttcattgggattacttttgattttgttggACGTTTTTTCAACGTCGTTCGCGCCACTGACGTATCGACACTTTCAACGTTACTTTTTTAGCCCCTAAGTGAACTTCCGCAGTGACTTGGAAGGCCTGCCCGCAAAGACAACGTCCTTCAAGTGAACGACCATGGTACGTCGCTACATTTCCAACTGGCTCTACACTCTCTGACAGTCAACATGGCCCATGATGGCCAAATTCGCATTCAAAAAGGATTCGATGTCCACCAAGGTGCGTGCACGTTGCAGCGGAAACGCGACTGCTCTTTTTTCAAAAGTTTCTGAAATGCTTCCTGTGCAGTTTTATTTGGGGCCGTCCCCGAAGGCGTGGGGTATGCCTGTCGACATGCAAGCCAGCGAACCAGACGACGTACTTCATAATCCGGACCCAGTTCGGGACCTCAAGGTCGATAGGGGTGGTCGAATACTGACGGCGCGTGGATTGGAAAATCTGGGATGCTTGTTTATTCTATGCGCTGGAATGTTAACGTTGTTGTACGTTTCTCCCTCTCGGCTCTTCATCGCGTTGTCCTCACGAATATCGAACACACTTTGCCATGGCCAATCAGCGCGGGTAAGTGCATGACCATATTGTTTCCTTATTTTAGTCTACAAGGCAAAGATTTGAACGCGCGAATAGGATATCCCATCATCATGCATTTCAAAGGGACGATACAAACCACCCAGGGCGGGTTCAACCTCGGTGGTACGAACGCGTCTGGTCAAGTACCCATCATGTCCGGCAACTACCAGCTCATCGACCGCGACACCCCCAAGGACGCGTATACCCGCAAATCTTTTGATTCAGGAGAGGAATGGGCCCTCGTGTTCTCTGACGAATTTAACACGGATGGTAGAACGTTTTATCCGGGAGACGATCCGTGGTGGGAGGCTGTTGACTTGCATTATTGGGGAACGGTAAGCATCTGTTCGTTCGATTTAATTTTCTTAATGGGGGTTTTGATGTTTGTCCATGTACCGCATTTAGAACGATCTGGAGTGGTATGATCCTGCCCAAGGCAAATCGTTTTTGTGGACTTTTCTATCTTTCTTGAGCTGACGATAACACAGTGACGACTCAAAACGGCGCATTGCGAATTAAGATAGACAGGGTTGACCCCATCAACAATCATAATCTTACCTATCGGTCTGGAATGGTAAGCGTAACCATAACcatatttttttggttctttAATTGATTAAAAATTTATGTAGCTCCAGTCATGGTGTGTATATAATCCTATCTGCGCAATCTCGACTTATTTTGGTCTTAGGAACAAGTTTTGCTTCACAGGTGGTCTAATTGAAAGTAAGTCTAGGGAGATTTcttttgaagatgaacgttCTCTGAGGTCTAATCGTCGCTGCTGTAGCTGCTGTTACTCTTCCTGGATCAAACTCCGTTAGGTGTGTCTCGGATCTTCGTCATTTATTCTCGTGCTTACCAGACACATAGTGGGCTATGGCCAGCTGTGTAAGTCATAGTAAAGCGCTAAGCTTGGTTTAAGCAATGATGCTAATTTGCTATAGGTGGACGATGGGGAATCTGGGTTTGACAGATCGTCAAGTGTACAACAACTGATACTGATATCATTCTTTCTATAGGGCGTGCTGGATACGGTGCGAGTTTAGACGGCATGGTGCGTACCATTAAAGAACGTTTTGTATACCTGAGTTGACTTTTCGGCTTCGCAGTGGCCATACTCGTATGACTCCTGCGACGTCGGAACCCTACCGAATCAGACATACCCCGGCACACGAACTCCAGCAGCTGCTGTACAGAACGGAGATCCTACCCAGAATGGTGTATTGGTAAGGCGCTTCCTCGACAAATCCTGCTATAAATAGACTCCTTATTGTCATACATGCTTCAGTCATTTTTGCCTGGGCAACGTCTTTGTGAGAAGCGAGAGATATTCTAGCTAGTCTGGATTCTCTGACGTTTAATCTTTCTCAGCTGCGTGTACTTGTCCTGGGGAATCACATCCGGGTCCTATGAGAACGGATGGAAGCTATGTAGGGAGATCGGCGCCCGAAATTGATATACTTGAAGCGACGGTAGACGCTGAAGGAGGGAAGGTATGCAATATATCACTGCAGCGTTTCCTAGTAAACTCCGCTGACATCCGCATGTCAGGTTTCGTTATCAGCGCAATGGGCACCTTATAATGTAATTTCTTCCAGTGCCGCACTATACAACTGAATAAGTGTCGGAGTTACTGATCTCATTCTATTCGCTAGGCGGCCTACAATTGGAAGAACACAAGTGATAATTTACAGATTTATGACCCCACAAAAACTGTTCTCAACTCATACAAGGGCGGTGCGTAACACTGGGCTATCAAATTTTGATCATACTAATCAGAGGAGATAAATCGCTCAGGGGTCTATCAACAAACGACTAGTGGCCTCGCACTCGCAAATCAAGATTGTTATGAATTGCAAACACAATGCTTCTCTGTTTATGGCTTCGAGTACAAGCCTGGGTAAGTCGAACTGCGCACTCTGAGACACCTCTCTGGAACACACTTGTATTCTTATAGCTTTGACCATTCATACATAACCTGGATCAATGACGGGAAACCAGCGTGGACGCTTCGAGCAGCCGGGATGAGCGCAGATGCTCAAACAGAGATTAATGCTAGACCAGTTCCACAGGAACCCATGGTTCGTTCGAACCTTCTATTCCACCGACGTTCACAGCTAATCATATTTTAGTACATCATTGCGAACCTCGGTTTTTCTACCAACTTTGCTCACCTGGATCTTGACCTGCTAGCGTTCCCGGCGACTATGAGCATTGACTATGTTCGTGTGTACCAGCCAAAGGACTCATTAAACATCGGTTGCGATCCACCAGACTTTCCGACTGCTCAGTACATAAGCACGTATGTTCCTGTCCCTCGTGTCGCTATGTCATTTATAAATAACACTGCGTCATTTATTTTTAAACACTGTGGTTTATTTATAGGTACACTGATGTATATGCCAACTGGAACCTATCCACATGGTCGAGTGCAGGCCAGCCATGGCCTAAAAACCGCCAAATGAAAGGAGGATCCTGCTAATACTTACAACATTTCATGTTTTCTTTTAATGTCACCCTTCTACCTATCTCAGTACGGCATGGATACACCATCGACAGTTTCATTCTTAGTAGTCGGTATGCATCCATGCTTCGTAATTCACTTACTTCTTTGACCAAGAATAGATTTGAATGGGCATGTATTACTACTTCTCGCATCATTTAACACATCCATCTCAATTATATATAACCTTTCACACTCACGGTTCGGGTTCCATGTTCATTGGGAATTTTCTGACAGCGGTGACTGGTAACCGAAAATGTCCCTCATTTTCTGCCTATAAAATCAAGTAAAGTTAGAGAGTAGCCCCCCAAGATTTACTCTTCACTTAATCCCCAAACACTCAAAAAACCTCAGACCTCAGTCTCAACGTATCTACTTAGAATCCCAAAATGCGTGCCTTCTCACTTGCTCTTGTCTTCTCCATGACCGCTCTCGCCCTTGCGCAAGGAAGTTCATCCTCTTCTGCCGCAACCCAGAGCCCCAGCGTCTCTATTCAAAGCCATATCACACCCAGTGGTGTACCAAAGTAGGCGTTGGTCGTCTCCCTTTGTGTGCAAGGTGATTGACAACATTGTATAATCTAGGACCGCGTCGACCACCTCCAGCGCTCCCGCAAGCAGCTCGACCCCCGTTTCTGGCTCTGGTTCATCGTCGACGCCAGCAAGCACATCTGGAGGAAAGAGCTCCTCAGCTCCTGGCTCTGCATCAGGAACTGGATCTGGCAGTGCACCGGCGTCTACCCCCACCGCTCCATCTGGATCTGGCAACAGCACCGCGCCAGCCTCAACCTCTGGATCGAATTCCACTGCCGCACCCTCGGCCCCGGCCAGCGGTGCTTCCAGCTCATTCAACGTGGCAGGCGCAGCGTTGGTCGCGGTCCCACTCGTTTTCCTTGGTATGCTCTGAGGGGGTTTCGCTgcttgtttttctttgacgTGGGTTTGATTGATCGGGTAAGTCGTTTGTCTCGTGTCAGTGTATAGACCGCTCTTGTGTCTAACCCCTCATTGACAGTATACCCCTGGAGTAGGTTGATAGACAGTTATGCTAGGTTCCATGCAGACTGTCGAATTCATTGTTCTGGATTCCAACCTACCTCAACCCGTTTTCGTAGCATATCCCTTGGACTCTCAGAGATTTACTCGTTAATTAGTAATAATATGGCTTTTGTCATCTATTGGATCATTTCCCTGTGATACAAGGGTGTCTTCGTGGACAGTGAGCACTTGTCAGAATCACATCGTAAGGTTTATGTAGGTGCACAGGTTTAGATATAAAACAAAGTACGAAAAAAGCACAGAAACACAACAATATGTACAAAGAATAAGGCAAGTGTATATGGGACAGATGATTAATAGTACAATTCCATAAGGAACAAGAAAATTATAATCCAGTTAAACTCCAAGGAAGATGATATGTGCAAACACAGCGGCGGTGAGCAATGTTCACGGAAGATATGCACCGTGTGGGACATTAATCATAATATTAGTTGTCGTCTCATCTCCCGTTTTGGTCTTTCATGCCAAACAGCTAGAAAGGATAGGCTTTAGATGCCCGTGTCTAAATTCGTGCTGAGAGGCAGCGTTGAGACGTACGTATTTGATATCCTTGACACTCAATGCATGTAGTTTGATGCCAGACCCTTCCCCTAGAGCAGCTTCTGCCAGACCTATGTTgaaaaaaagcagaaaataTCAGTTTTTTCCGATAATATGAAACAAATGAGCTTGGGTACACACCTGTTTTAACCTCTTGAAGGCGTAACATACTGTGGGACGTCAAAACACGAGGACACATGCCAAAGGTCTAGAAAGAGAGGAGCGTACCGCTCTTCTATAGtatcttccaccaccaatCGCTTCACAaacacttctttctcttgACCAATACGGTGACAACGATCGTAAGCCTGGGCCTCAGAGGCATAATTCCAAGAAAGATCCATGCTGAATAGAAAGCAGTATGATTAGTAGATGAAGGCAGTGTCCAGTGGAATCGACGCACTTGATGATACGGTTGGCAGATACAAGATTCAATCTATCATACCATGATAAATGTCAGAAATCGTGGATCGTGAATAGTGGCAACGGACGTACCCGACGCTACCACATTTTGTGCTGTCATTTttgcaaagaagaaaggttCAGCATAATTTAGTTACACAGATGATTTGATTTAACTGCGAACCTGATCAACATGACCTTGGGGCCGCCAGCCTGCTTAAACTTGGCAAGAACATTATCTCTAGACGCCCTGTCCATCCTTCCATCGAAACGCAGGCTTCTGATGCCATGTCGCGCAAACAGCGTCTCAATGAGATCAAGCATCGAGGTCCCTATGATCACCCAACATCAATCACAGCAACACGGCACAGCAAACCAGCGGTGTTTGAAAGGAGTGGGGACAACTCACACTGCGAATAGCAAATCGTTTTATCGCCACTATGCTCCCACTCTTTCAGATATTCAatcatcttcaacatctttgCACTAGGCTCAAGATCATCGTCACCACGTCTCCATGTTGCCACAACGGCGTCGGAAGGAATGTCATTCTTCCCACCCGTATTAGAGGCGCGGGCCTTGCCTTTACCTTTCTTATTACTGTTTTCAGGTGCTGGTGAGGATTTGGTGCAGTCCCCAAAACGGTTCTTGTGCCGCTTTCCTGGCGAGCTGCCCTCTTCTTTTACGTCAATATCCGAATCGTcgctctttctcttcaaCGACGAGGTGGAAGGTTTGCGATCAAGCATCTCGATATCATCCTGCGATATTATCAATCATCAAGAtgcacaaaaagaaaagaaaaagaacgtGAACGTGAAAACGATTACATACATCAGATTCTGGCTCCTTCTTagccttccctttcttccagTTGGATTTGAGGATATCCCCGACCTCGGGAAGATCGTCAGAATCTGAGTCTGAAAGAACGTCAGGGATGTTATATCTCGTCAGCGGCTCgcgcttctttttcttctgcatcctctTGTCCTTTTCCTGTCTTTTATGTTCCGCGATATCGTCCTCGGTTGGTTCGAACGCAGCAGACTTGAAAACTTTGTCGGCGGACGTTAGGTCGACCATCTTCCGACACGTCGGGCCTGTGAGGTAGAATTTAGAAATGCAAAGGTTGGTACAATGTATTTGAGCATAGCGACTCACAAGGACGGTAGCCTTTCGCAACGGCAGCCTCGTATTCCTTCTCAGCAGCAATATTTTCTTTCTCGTCGCCTTGTCCACTGTATGACAGTCAGTTCATCTGCATCTTATAACTTCTTCAAAAGTCGGTCGTACAAAATTCCGTTGTGCCCAATGGCAGAATTGCTGAGGTCGAGAGTGCAGTCTGTAACACAGCCTGTAAGATCACTTGCACACGGATATTTGCCAGTCTCATTTACCAAAACAAATCTCATGTCCACAAGTCAAGACGCGACCACTGTCCCCAAGAAGCACTGTGCACGACGACTGGCATCAACACTCATTCACCGTGTACGAGAAGGGTGTCGACACTCACTGTCACTGCAGTTGGGGCAAATGGCTTCGCCTTCCTCgccttcat
This genomic interval carries:
- a CDS encoding Phosphoribosylglycinamide formyltransferase produces the protein MEAFETYQTPLSSRYASKEMANLFSPAKRFYTWRTLWLNLAIAEKQLGLPISDEAIEQMKANLDLTPEQFEIAAAEEKKRRHDVMAHVHTFGQVAPAAAGIIHLGATSCYVTDNADLIFLREGLGYLIRGLAVLISRLSAFAAQYRDLPTLGFTHFQPAQLTTVGKRATLWIQELLWDLRNLKRVRDDIGFRGVKGTTGTQASFLALFDGDHQKVEELDELVTKLSGFEYAYPVTSQTYSRKIDADVLAPLASLGATAHKIATDIRLLANLKEIEEPFESTQIGSSAMAYKRNPMRSERVCSLSRHLMVLHQNALMTSSVQWFERTLDDSANRRITLPEAFLTADIVLSTLQNVSEGLVVYPKVIARRISQELPFMATENVIMALVKKGGDRQEAHEKIRVLSHEAGHQVKQLGLENDLIERIRADPYFDPIKDDLDSLLDPSSFIGRAPQQVDSFLEKWVKPALEDPEIKAAISNSKKVDLNV
- a CDS encoding Beta-glucan synthesis-associated protein SKN1, coding for MAKFAFKKDSMSTKVRARCSGNATALFSKVSEMLPVQFYLGPSPKAWGMPVDMQASEPDDVLHNPDPVRDLKVDRGGRILTARGLENLGCLFILCAGMLTLFLQGKDLNARIGYPIIMHFKGTIQTTQGGFNLGGTNASGQVPIMSGNYQLIDRDTPKDAYTRKSFDSGEEWALVFSDEFNTDGRTFYPGDDPWWEAVDLHYWGTVSILTTQNGALRIKIDRVDPINNHNLTYRSGMLQSWNKFCFTGGLIETAVTLPGSNSVSGLWPAVWTMGNLGRAGYGASLDGMWPYSYDSCDVGTLPNQTYPGTRTPAAAVQNGDPTQNGVLSFLPGQRLSACTCPGESHPGPMRTDGSYVGRSAPEIDILEATVDAEGGKVSLSAQWAPYNAAYNWKNTSDNLQIYDPTKTVLNSYKGGVYQQTTSGLALANQDCYELQTQCFSVYGFEYKPGFDHSYITWINDGKPAWTLRAAGMSADAQTEINARPVPQEPMYIIANLGFSTNFAHLDLDLLAFPATMSIDYVRVYQPKDSLNIGCDPPDFPTAQYISTYTDVYANWNLSTWSSAGQPWPKNRQMKGGSC